ACTTCTATATGGTATGGGTAATCGATCGATTTGAAACTTGGCGCAATTTATGAATTCAAATTCTCCCGCGTAAACGCTTATGGTGGAGGCCGCAGGCCTATATATACGGGACCATTTTCCACGCATCGGCATTCTTCCCGGAGCTACCGATAGGGTAGGACCAGGAGGAGGATGTATACCATGCCCGGTACTGTACAATCGGTCAAAATAACTTTGcattaaaatataaagatTAACGCAATACCCAATAGTATCGAAAATCTCTCATACAAACATATCTCTCGAACGCATAAAGctgaaatttcatatttcagtTCCGCCCTCCTTCTCTCTACGACACCCACCAAGTTTCATCTCCGCTGGTACCATTTAGAAAAAACATCCtctgtattatatttttctctttcaatctTGCGAATGATGTAACTTGAGTCTATTTATGACGCGGTATGAACGAAGAGAGAAAATGTTAATGCTGTATCGTTAATTGAATCGCATACCATTTCCGAAATAAACACGTCAATAATTGTTCAGACTCTCGAtcaatgtttttaaaatttaaaaccGTTTCAACGAATCATTAGCAGCTTTTTTTTATCTATCCGTCGGCGTTTCTCGTCAGTGGGGaagattgaaataaaaatatgtaatctGATGATAGATTTACCTGTGCTGGCTGTATTAAGGTGGGCAATCCAGCGTTTATTCTTCGTCGAGTATCACGGGATAGATAAAATATAACGCTACCGATGCCCAACAGCAGAAAAATGATTAAGAATATACTGATCCAGGATAAACCCTTTGATTCTTGCGTTACATCGTTACAATAGGGTGACGAGTAAAATGCTCCTGGGTGATAAGGTGCGTAAGGATTGTATGGAGGGTAAGGTGGAGGGTAATACACATAAgggggaggaggaggaggttgCGGTGGTTGCTGTTGAGGAAACCTATAGTCCGGGTTGCCTTTACTAGGGGATCCAGATCGCGGTGGTGATCGACATGGTGAATTCGCAGCGCACATTTAACGAaccttctttcttttaccgaacattgaatttaaaataccCTGTTTGTTGCAGAGATCGCAATTTTCTCTTGTAATATACCAAAACATCAGGTTAAATGGTATACCATTTACATACAAATTTTAACACCGCATTGAAGTTGTTTAATTAACTTCAGCTGCGTTAAATAATCAAGGTACGTTTTCACGGTGACGTTAGAAATCAGCTGATTATTTTTTTGCTGTCGTATGGCAAAATGATTGCTTGTTACATGTCTAGGAAattccattatttttttttaagaacaGTGACGATGCACTTTTCATCAGGTACATCTTGCTTTAAAATGAcactgaaaaaataaaagatcaCATGATTCCTTGATGTTAAACTCCACGACTCCCAGTTATGACAACGAACGTTACGCGGAAACGTACCTTGGATAATGTTTTTAAACGACAGTACTCACTCTGTGATTGAGATCAATGACATCATCTTCAAGGGAAACATCGCTGTACATATCGTCCGTGGGATCACAGTTGGAGCCTCTGCCAGAGCTGTTAAAACTGCCGCTTCGGTAAAGTTGACTAGAAAAAGAAGAACGGTAATTAATTATCGTTATCTCtggtagaaaatataaatgaactttgtaaaaatttgtatttctattttaaatgaaatttctcaAATGTAAAGAAAATGATAGCTAAGTCTAGTATAGGTTTGAATAATTACATAAAGgcaattataaaataagataTATACTCGAAGCGTTTATATGAAGCATAGAAGGAAACAGGATGTGGAAGTGCGTGTCCATGTAGCGGTGCCCACGCTTTAGAAAGTCCGTAGTTTTGCGTTTCGTGAAAGGAAGGACTCGAAAAATTGTCAGCCAAGTAAGAACACCCTACGGTTCATcctatgaaatataaattcttcGACGATGAGTTACGTAGCTATTGTTATCTCGTGACGTCAACTCACCGAATTGCGAAGCAactattttttccttttttttgtttactttTTACCTTGTTCCATTGAACGTGATTTATTCATGAACAcagagaaaatatttcaattcttCATTTAACGTAGCATACGACCGTTTTCACGGTACAGttgaagaaaaaataacagCTTACGTAACGCGTTCTGCATTATTCACGTTactatttttgttacaaaattaaacaacTGATAAATCGTTCTTACCTTGCTAACGCATTGGAACTGAGTCTCTTCCTTCCGgaactgaaaatgaaaatgaataacGTGACCGTGGAAAATACGCCAAGATATTCTTGTCTGACAAAATATATTCTTAAGTAACCGCTTTTAACGAATCGAacttgaaatataattttaaagttGCTAAATATCTCtgtttaattttatcataGTACGATTAAACAGAGAACCGTGTAAAACATTGGACAATGTACTTTGGCagaaaacaaatttcaatGTTCACAAGGCGGATCAAATGGAAGAGTAAAATTCGATGCGAATCGGATACAAAGCCAAGAAAAGACAATCTATAAATAATCGTGGAAGGATAATTAAATGACTCTACCTTTGGCAAGCGTACAATGTGCGCTTTAAATGGTACACAATCTAACATGTATCTATGTATCAAGattcttatttaaaattttcaataacaataACTGTACGACAAACTTTCCATTCATGAGAGCGTTTTCATTCTCTCATGATGTTCCATTGTTCCTTCTAACAACAGCTCAAATCATCCAAAACCATCTATGACTTGATGAGATTGTAAAATTTGAATGATTTGATGACACGAAGATATTTACATTATTCGATTATACaatcaaataaaatgtttatgttgtcataaatgttattttacaGTCCTCCGTTTGACGTATAACGACCTAATAAAAATGCTGTACAGTTAGTTACAGAGAGTTAACTAATTGTTCCCGTGTATTGAATGTTATCCATTAAATTCTTATGAGCTAATCGTCGATAATAGAATAGGAAGCATTGTGTACGTTATCTGGTAATGTTCTTCGCACACTCTAGGTGTAACGACTTCCTTTTTACATTGAACAGATAGCCTCATACATTTCCCTGAAGAAATTTAACGAGTTTCTTATGAACAACTTTGGATACCTTTCTTCAGAGATTAAACGAGTTTCTTATCTGCTTTGTTCTATTAACACAACTAGACAGCGACGATTTATCAAGCTGTTTCACAGGAGCAATATTTTCACACGGCGGTCTCGTCATTGTTCCGTCTTCCAGATCAGCGGAAATTAAAACCGCGCGACGAATTCAATCTAAAGCTCGACGATTATAACGCAACGCAGGCGTAAATCTTGTTTTCACGtgacaaataattttttcgtCATCGCATCGTGTCAGCAGTGGTTTTAATTTTCACCTGGCAAGGTAAATTCGACGAATTTTATTAAAGCGTTCAACCTTTCTTGTAGGAAACACTCTGAAACCCTTTAATAAATCTGGAAAAAGAGATTTCATGTAAAGATAACATTCAATATACgggataataattttctaaaaaagaaataaaaaagttagaaaattttgatgttattaaatgaataaattaccAGGGTGGAGTTCGCCTAAGGGATGTTCTTAACCAAGAATGCCTTCCTATAGTTGAATTAGGGCTCCTTGGGTTTCTATTTAAAACAAAAccaataagaaaatattaatgacaTGTATATTATTCTCtgatataaatgtaaattattctctttttatttaattagtaGAATGAAAGGAAACAATTGCAAAGTATATTTAAGTATACTATAATTACAAAACACGTACATTTTGAAAGTTGAAAGATAATTGCGTGTAGCAGGAAGGAAAAAATACCCGGTACATTTGCTACGATAATGTAAAaagattgtattaataattccACGAACTTTTGTAAGTACAAAAGATACTCGCTTCTATTTTCTCTTTTCGCGTGAAAGTTTTTCTACGCATCGGATCAACCTAGCGAAGCATTAATTTAATCGTGGGAATAGATCATAAATCATACCAAATGTGAGAAAACTCTATTAAACATCGAGGTGTAAAATGCAATGTCTACATGATTTCGTAAGACAAACATGTCCCGAAATAAACATTAAAACCAATGGAACATTCCGTTACAGTACCTTCAGAAGCACGATAACAAAATCAATAAAGATCCTAATAATTCATAAACATAGTACTTCAaatctatatttaaatttcattaagaaGTTTTCCATTAAACAATACTCTATGTATTTaggataaaatgaaatttataattggaatatttttatatataaataaataaaattattttactaatTCGTACTTACGCATTTTTAACGATCGAAGCACCCTCTACTGTTCGTAATCAGAAACCTAACCTATGAAATTTGAATGCGTTCGCGCGCAAAATTTCAATTCCTTCGAAGCAGTAGTATCGATATCTTTCGCTTTGGAAACGATCTATAAACTGGTGTATATATATAGAGAAGGCAACGAACTTACCTCAGTGAATTGGTGCCGGTGGGCGAGGGTGCAGAACTGCTACCTCCCGGTGAATCGACCCCGTCATCGGCGTCGCCTTCGACCGAACCGAATGCTTCGTAGCTCTCTTCTTCGTCGTTATTTCGGACAGTTCCAACGTTGCAAGATGACGCGGCAGCATCGGTGTGCTCGGGACTTGCTGAGTAATGTCCAGAATCTTGGAGGTTCGGATTGACCAAATTATGCAGCTCGACCGACATAGAAAGCGAGGGCGGACCACTTTCGCTCCATTCGACACCGGCCGGACTTCCGTTCACGCGACCACCCTCGTTCTCCGCGCGATATGATTGGCGGCCGCTCGGTAAGATGGCGTCACCATCACGAGCTACGTCACTGTCGGACACGACGACACGCGATGTAGCCACGCTGTTAGCGGGTGAGACACTTACGCCAGTCGAACGGGAGCTTACCATTCTTCGTTATCGGCCAGATTGGAGCCGAAGCTCGATGAGCAAGAAAACTGAGGGATGaccgagagagagagagagggagctCCTTCGATTCGCACACGCGAGCCGCACCGGTAGAACCGGTCACTACTGAAAAATGTTCTAATGAGTCACAGCtcaaaacgaaaaaaaaaaaagagtaagATGAATAAGATGAGGAATTTAACACGAGATCTTCGTGTTTTATCTCTTTGACATTCTTAACGGTGAATGATTTTTACTCGTAACGCCTATTCCTACCGTGAACGTATTATTAATCTATGGTAATGCGatttaataaatatgcaaCATTACGTAGCCAGAGTTCGAGAAAAGCGTGAGAATCAAGAACA
This region of Osmia bicornis bicornis chromosome 5, iOsmBic2.1, whole genome shotgun sequence genomic DNA includes:
- the LOC114871068 gene encoding leucine-rich repeat extensin-like protein 6 yields the protein MCAANSPCRSPPRSGSPSKGNPDYRFPQQQPPQPPPPPPYVYYPPPYPPYNPYAPYHPGAFYSSPYCNDVTQESKGLSWISIFLIIFLLLGIGSVIFYLSRDTRRRINAGLPTLIQPAQDYNRGERVL